The genome window AGCCGTAATTCAGGAAGTTACAACTATAGCCAACAGTAAGTTATCAGACAAAGAGAAAAACGAAGCCCTGCAGAAAACCGAAGCTAACGAGTACCTGCAACTATACGTGTACCCTGCCCTGCGCTTTGCTGAGGTAACTATCAACTATAGCCGCGACAAAAAAGCTGATTACCAACTATACCTGCTGGCTAAACAAATTGCCGAAGAAAAGGCGCCTGCCGATGCCCTTACCGAACAGGAATTACAGCACGCGGCTACACTTACGCCACTTCTGGCTGAGAAAAAACAGATCTATGAAGCAGCGGTAAAAACCACCAACAAATGGCCTGCCTACCATAACCTGGGCAAAGTATACGTTGAGATGGCCCGCAAAGAATATCGCACCAAAGCAAAGCAGGCCCTACTGGCAAAGGCTATTCACAACCTGACCTACGCTGGTTTCCGAAACCCAACTGCGCCGGTATACTATAGTTTGGCAAGTGCCTACCATGTACGCGGCGATAAACTGGAAGCCCTGCAGTATTATGATTATGCTATTAAACTAGGTGGCAACCCCGAAGAGCTCAAACGTATTTTTGCCGACAAAGCTGCTTTAGAAATTGAAATTGGTCAGTTTGATGATGCCATTGAGAGCCTGAAATATTCCGGTAACAGCTACCAGACACAAATGAACCTGGGCCTGAGCTACCTGCTGAAAGAAAACTACGAAGGCGCACAGGAATTCTATAACAAGGCGCTGGAACTGCAACCTAACGATGCATTGGCAAACTATAGCTTAGCTGTAATTGCTGCCCGCACCAAAAACGAACAAATGCTGACCACACACCTGCGCCAAAGCATAAAAGCCGACAACAGCTATACTTTAAAAGCGATTGAGGATATGGAGTTTGATGCTTATCGTGAGCAGCAGGCTTATAAAGATGCATTTAGGCAATAACCGAAGTATAAATGCCGGAGCTCTCCTTGTAATTTGGAAGACTTATCTTAATTTTACCCACTGAATCGAGAATATAACATCTGATATGCGTACTATACAGTTTAGAGAAGCCCTGCGTGAAGCTATGTCAGAGGAAATGCGCCGCGATAAGAGCGTGTTTCTGATGGGTGAAGAAGTAGCAGAATACAACGGGGCCTATAAAGTTAGCCAGGGCATGCTGGACGAGTTTGGTCCGGAGCGTGTAATAGATACACCAATTGCCGAGCTGGGTTTTGCCGGTATCGGTGTGGGTGCTTCCATGAATGGCCTGCGCCCTATCGTAGAGTTCATGACATTTAACTTCTCACTGGTTGCTATCGACCAGGTGATCAACTCTGCGGCTAAAATGATGTCGATGTCAGGTGGCCAGTACTCCTGCCCTATCGTTTTCCGTGGTCCTACCGGTAGCGCCGGTATGTTGTCGTCGCAGCACTCGC of Pontibacter deserti contains these proteins:
- a CDS encoding tetratricopeptide repeat protein, with product MPCYKKKSLSLLPYVLLIGLVTSSCTLQKMVRLAKKQEITVQPTPLVANGQLVEFEIKAAMPPKLIKDGYRYKLDVYYEYGDQQREQIGALNFEFGEFLYENGRPIIVKQFSFPYTPKKNKGKLFVQGMAIEKETDDVKYSEPKQIATGLVTTPLLMVRNNEILFIPDNYASEADKPALLTFYFEENNAKLRSHLGSNLAVLDQYIADNIKTQEVTITASQAPDETKEMAQKRLAALESYYRSKLDILNYTNKKVTIKTLPVKSTWEQLVTKIKASALPKAVIQEVTTIANSKLSDKEKNEALQKTEANEYLQLYVYPALRFAEVTINYSRDKKADYQLYLLAKQIAEEKAPADALTEQELQHAATLTPLLAEKKQIYEAAVKTTNKWPAYHNLGKVYVEMARKEYRTKAKQALLAKAIHNLTYAGFRNPTAPVYYSLASAYHVRGDKLEALQYYDYAIKLGGNPEELKRIFADKAALEIEIGQFDDAIESLKYSGNSYQTQMNLGLSYLLKENYEGAQEFYNKALELQPNDALANYSLAVIAARTKNEQMLTTHLRQSIKADNSYTLKAIEDMEFDAYREQQAYKDAFRQ